A stretch of DNA from Nitratireductor thuwali:
CTGGGCTATGGCCGCGTGGCCGGCTTCGTCTACGGCACCTGGCCCATCGTCTACCGCCAGATCCGCCTGCCGGTCTTCGCCGTCATCGCCTTCGCCACCTCGGTCGTCGACGTCGCCGTCATTCTCGGCCCCACCCGCCCGGCGCCGCTGGCCGTGCGGCTGGTCGAATGGATGTCCGATCCCGAGCTCTCCTTGCGCTATCTGGCCTCCGCCGGGGCGGTGCTGCAGCTGGCGGTGACGGGCTTCGCTCTGGCCTCCTGGCTGGCGCTGGAAAAGCTCGCCGCGGCGCTCACCAGGCGCGCCGCCGGCAGGGGCCGCAGGCTGCGCCGGGACGCGCTGGCGCGCTATGCCGCGTTCATGGGCATGCTGGCTTCGGCATTGGCCGTGTTCGCCGGGCTGGCCGCGCTGGCGGTCTGGTCCTTCGCCGGCCTCTGGCAGTTCCCCGACGTCGTGCCCCAGAGCCTCACGCTGAAATCATGGCTCCGCACGCTGCCGCGCACGGCCGAGCCGCTTCTGACCACCCTTCTCGTCGGCCTCGCTGCCACCTTCATCGCCGCCGTCCTCGCCATCCTTTGCCTGATGCGCGAGGACGAGACGGGCAGGCGGGCGGGGCAGGGCGCTCTGGCCCTCATCTATCTTCCGCTCGTCGTCCCGCAGGTCGCATTCATCTTCGGCCTCCAGTTCCTGCTGATCATGGGCGATCTGCTTGCCACGCTGCCGGCGCTGATCCTTGCCCATCTCGTCTTCGTCATGCCCTACGCCTATCTGTCCCTCAAGGACCCGTGGCGCGCCTTCGACAAGCGCTATGACTGGCTGGCGGCGGGCCTCGGCAAGTCGCGCTGGCAGCGCTTCTTCCACGTCCGCCTGCCGATGATGCTGCGCGCCGTCCTTACCCTTCTCGCCATCGGCTTTTCCGTTTCCGTCGGCCTTTATCTGCCGACCGTGCTCATCGGGGCAGGCCGTCTCACCACGATCACCACCGAGGCGGTGGCGCTCGCCTCCGGCGGCAATCCCCGCATCATCGGCGTCTACGCCTTTTTCCAGATGCTGCTGCCGGCCGCGGGCTTTGCGGTTGCAACGCTCGTGCCGGCCCTGATATTCCGTCGTTTCCACGGGATGCGGGTATAGCGGTGTTGGACAGTTTGCGCGAAAAGGGGCTGGTGCTGGATGGCGTATGCATCCGCCTCGGCGGGCGAGTGCTCGTATCGCTCACGCGGGCCGTTGCCCCCGGCGAGGTGCTCACGGTCATGGGTCCTTCCGGCGCGGGCAAGTCCACCCTGCTTGCCTATATAGGCGGCTTCCTTGACCGGGCTTTCACCGGCGAGGGAAGGGTGCTGATAGACGGCGAGGATATTGCCGGCCAGCCGGCCGAGACCCGCCGCGCCGGCATCCTGTTCCAGGATCCCCTGCTTTTCCCGCATATGAGCGTGGCCGGCAATCTCCTGTTCGCCATTCCAGAAGCCGTCACCGGCCGCGACGAGCGCCGCGCCCGCGCCGAGGAGGCGCTTGCCGGCGTCGGGCTCGCCGGCATGGGTGGCCGCGATCCCGCCACCCTTTCCGGCGGCCAGCGCGCCCGCGTCGCCCTCGCCCGCGTGCTCCTGTCGGGCCCGCGCATGCTGCTGCTCGACGAGCCCTTCTCCAAGCTGGATCAGGAACTGCGCCAGCAAACGCGCGAACTGGTCTTTGCCAAGGCTCGCGAAAGCCGCCTGCCGGTTCTCCTCGTGACCCACGATCCCGCCGACGCTAAAGCCGCCGGCGGCGACGTGATCACCATAGAAGCATGATCCAAAAAATGGACACCGGTTCTTCGAACAAGGCTCCATCGAGGAGATGGATCATCATCAACGTTGGAGGGTGCCCACCTCCGTCGTCCCGGAAGCCCGAAGGGCTATCCGGGACCCATTGGAAGAACGGCATGGAGCACGGCCCGGTCCTCGCCCCGGCGCATGTCAGCGCTGACGGTCCCTTCTGCGGAGTCCGGCCGCGCCAACCCAATGGGTCCCGGCTCTCCCTGCGGTCGGCCGGGATGACGGCAGCGGGCATCCAGTTGATGACGAGGTGGGGTGCCCATCGCCGCCCCCATGCGAAAGATAATCATCCTCCTCAACGCCGGAATCAGGGGCGGGTTCGCCAAACAGGGTCGATAACCAAGCGGGGCCCCCGCCGTCGTCCCGATCTGCAAGCATGAGCGCGCTCGACCTGCCCACCCTGCCGGTCAGCGCCGTGCTGCCGGCGCTGCGGCGTGCGCTGGACGAGAGCCGCCGCGCCGTGCTCGTCGCCCCGCCGGGCGCGGGCAAGACCACGCTTGCTCCGCTCGCCCTGCTCGATGCGCCGTGGGCGCAGGCCGGCCGCATCGTGCTTCTGGAGCCGCGCCGCCTTGCCGCCCGCGCCGCCGCCCGCCGCATGGCCGCCCTTCTGGGCGAGGAGGTGGGCGGCACCGTCGGCTACGCCATGCGCATGGAGCGCAAGCTTTCCGCCCGCACCCGCATCCTCGTCGTCACCGAGGGCGTTCTGGCCCGCATGATCGTCGAGGATCCCTCGCTGGAGGACGTCGCTGCCGTGCTGTTCGACGAGTTCCACGAGCGCTCGCTCGACGGCGATTTCGCCCTGGCGCTGGCCCTCGATGCGCAAGGCGCGCTGCGTCCGGATTTGCGCCTCCTGGTCATGTCCGCCACGCTGGACGGGGCCCGTGTCGCAAGGCTGCTGGATGGCGCGCCGGTCATCGAAAGCGAAGGCCGCAGCTTTCCCGTCGATATTCGCCATCGGGACCGCAAGCCCGACCAGCCGGTCGAGCAGGCCGTCGCCGAGGCCGTCCGCGATCTGGCGGGCGAGACCGGTGGCGGCATCCTCGCCTTCCTGCCCGGCCAGCGCGAGATCGCCCGCACGGCGGAGGCGCTGGCAGGCCGTCTGCCTGAATCCGTCGACATCATCCCCCTGCATGGCGGGCTCGATGGCGCGGCGCAGGATGCCGCCATCCGACCGGCGCCCCCGGGCCGCCGCAAGGTGGTGCTGGCAACCGCAATCGCCGAGACGTCGGTCACCATCGACGGCGTTGCGGCCATCGTCGATTGCGGGCTCTCGCGCCTTCCCAGATACGAGCCGGCCACCGGCCTGACCCGGCTCGAGACCGTGCGCGTCTCCCGTGCCTCGGCGGACCAGCGCGCCGGCCGCGCCGGCCGCACCGCGCCGGGCATCGCGCTGCGCCTGTGGCGCAAGGAGCAGACGGCGGCGCTGCCCGCCTTCACCCCGCCGGAGATCCTCGAAGCCGACCTTTCCGGCCTCCTGCTCGACTGCGCCGCGTTCGGCGTCTCCGACCCGCGCACGCTCGCTTTCCTCGATCCGCCGCCGGAGCCGGCGCTGGCCGAAGCCCGCGCCCTGCTGGGCGCCCTGGACGCGCTGGACGATCGCGGCCGCCTCACCGAGACGGGCGAGGCCATGCGCAGGCTCGCCTTGCCGGTGCGCCTGGCCCATATGGTCGCCATGGCGGCCCGGCAGGGCCATGCCCGCCCCGCCGCGCGCCTCGCCGTGCTGCTGTCGGAGCGCGGGCTGGCCGGCACCGGCGTCGATCTCGACGAGCGCCTTGCCCGCTTTTCCGCCGACAAGTCGCCGCGCGCCCGCGCCGCCCGCGATCTTGCCGAGCGTCTTGCCCGCAATGCCGGCGGCGGCAATACCGGCGCATCCGGGGAAGGTCCCGGCGCCGGCGCGCTGCTCGTCCATGCCTGGCCCGACCGTGTCGCCGGCGCGCGCGGCGAGGCCGGCCGCTACGTGCTTGCCAATGGCCGGGGCGGCCAGCTCGACCCCGCCGACCGGCTCGCGCGCGAGCCTTATCTGGTCGTCGCCGATCTGCAGGGCAAGGCGCAGAATGCCCGCATCGCGGCCGCCGCCGCCATCGCCGAGCCGGACCTTGTCGAAGCCCTCGGCGACCGCATCCGCACCGAGGTCGAAACCATCTTCGACGCCGGCAGCAAGAGCCTGCGCCAGCGCGAAACCCGCCGCCTCGGCGCCATCCGCCTTGCCGAACGCAACCTGCCGCCGCCCACGGGCGAAGCCGCCAACCGGGGCATCGCGGAAACCGTGCGCGCCAACGGCCTCGCCATCCTGCCCTGGGGCAGGGAGGCGCAGGGCCTGCGCGCGCGCCTTGCCTTTCTGCACGCGGCCGAAGGCGCGCCATGGCCGGATGTGGGCGAGGAGGCGCTGCTGTCGTCGCTGGAGGATTGGCTTGTGCCCTTCCTGACCGGCCAGCCGCGCCTTTCCGCCATCTCCCCCGCCATCCTCGTCGAGGCGCTGACGAGCCTCGTGCCCTACGATCTGCAGCGCCGCCTCGGCCAGCTTGCCCCCAGCCATTTCACCGCGCCCACCGGCAGCCGCGTGCCGATCCGTTACGAGAACGGCGAAGCCGTGCTCGCCATCCGCGTGCAGGAGCTTTTCGGCCTTCAAAAGCATCCGGTGATCGGCGGGCGCACGCCGCTGACGCTGGAGTTGCTTTCCCCCGCCCACCGCCCCATCCAGAAGACGAGGGACCTGCCGGGCTTCTGGTCCGGCTCCTGGGCCGATGTCCGCGCTGATATGCGCGGCCGCTATCCCAAGCACCATTGGCCCGAGGACCCGGCCGCCGCCGCACCCACGAGCCGCGCCAAGCCGCGTCAAAAATAGCACTTGGCGAAGAGGACATGCCGGCGCATAAGCCGGTGATGCACGCAATGCAGGAAGAACTCGGCACAAACCAGACCCGCCGCAGCCAGAGCCTGAGGCTCAACACGCTGATCAGGCTGCGCTGGCTCGCCATTGTCGGCCAGAGCGCGGCTGTGCTGGTGGTCGCCTACTGGCTGGAGTTCCCGCTGCCGGTCGGCCCCTGCTTCGTGCTCATCGCCGCTTCCGCCTGGCTCAATCTCTATCTGACGTTCCGCTATCCCGCCGCCCACCGGCTGGCGCCGATGGCGGCGCTGTGGATACTCACCTTCGACGCCTCGCAGCTTGCCGGCCTGCTGTTTCTCACCGGCGGGCTCACCAACCCCTTCTCGCTTCTGATGACGGTGCCGGTGGTCATCTCGGCCACCTCCCTGCCGCTCATGTGGACGGGGGTTCTGGGCCTTTACGTCGTCGTCATGGTCAGCCTGCTCGCCGTGTTCCATCTGCCACTGCCCTGGTATCCGGGCACCGAGCTCGCCATGCCCTTGGTCTATGTGGCGGGCATGTGGATGGCGATCGTCTCCTCCATCGCCTTCACCGCCCTTTACGCCTACCGCGTGGCCGAGGAAGCGCGGCTTCTGGCCAATGCGCTGGCCGCGACGGAGCTGGTGCTCCAGCGCGAGCAGCACATCTCCGCGCTCGATGGCCTGGCCGCCGCCGCCGCCCATGAGCTGGGAACGCCGCTCGCCACCATCTCCCTGGTGGCCCGCGAGATGGAAAAGGCGCTGGGCTCAGACCCGCGCTATGCCGAGGACGTCACGCTGCTGCGCTCCCAGAGCGAGCGCTGCCGCGAGATCCTCAAGCAGCTCACCAGCCTGTCCTCCGAGAGCGAGGCCCATCTGGCGCGCCTGCCGCTCACCTCGCTCATCGAGGAGGTGGCCGCCCCGCATCGCGATTTCGGCATCGAGATCAGGCTGGAGCCGGAGGAGACGCGCGGCCGCGAGCCGGTCGGCCGCCGCAATCCCGGCGTGCTCTACGGCATCGGCAATCTGGTCGAGAACGCCGTCGACTTCGCCCGCGAAACGGTCACCATCCGCTGGCGCTGGAACGCCGAGGAAGTCGGCATCACCATCATCGACGACGGTCCGGGCTTCCCCGCCGAGATCATGGACCGCATCGGCGAGCCCTATATGACCAGGCGCCCGGCGAGCGGGTCCAGCGGCGGGGGGCTGGGCCTCGGCCTGTTCATCGCCAAGACCCTGCTGGAGCGCTCGGGCGCCGTCATTCATTTTTCCAACGCCGGCGGCGAGGGCAAGGGCGCCACCGTCGACGTGCGCTGGCCGCTGGATGCCTTTCTGGCCAATAACAGCTTCCAGCCTTATGCCAATGGTGGCCGCGACGCTGGAAAATCCGGCGATAATGGCTAAATAGGCTGCAGAAAGCGAGACGATGATGAGCGAAGACATCCTTGAACAGGGCGAGCCGATCCCCGGCGACGAGCGCAGCCTTCTTATCGTGGACGACGACCGCCCGTTCCTGGCCCGCCTGGCGCGCGCGATGGAGGGCCGCGGCTTCGAGGTCGAGACCGCCGAATCGGTGCAGGAGGCCGTCGCCAAGGTGAAGGCGACCGCGCCGGCCTTCGCGGTGGTCGACATGCGGCTGGGCGATGGCAACGGCCTCGACGTCGTGCAGGCGATCCGCGACAGGCGCGACGACGCCCGCACCGTCATCCTCACCGGCTACGGCAATATCGCCACCGCCGTCACCGCCGTGAAGCTGGGCGCCGTCGACTATCTGTCGAAGCCCGCCGACGCCGACGACATCTATACCGCGCTCACCCGCCGGCCCAACGAAAGGGCCGAGCCGCCCGAAAATCCCATGTCCGCCGACCGGGTGCGCTGGGAGCATATCCAGCGCGTTTACGAGATGTGCGACCGCAACGTCTCCGAAACCGCCCGCCGCCTCAACATGCACCGCCGCACCCTGCAGCGCATCCTGGCCAAGCGCGCGCCGCGGTAGGGCGCCGGGTTTTCCTTGCCGGCCTCCGGCGATCCCGCGCTCGATCCCTCCCCCTTCGGCAAGCTCAGGATCGGGAGGGGTGGAGGTACTGCGCCGCCATATGCAATTGCCCCGCCCTTGGCTTGAGGTGAGGAGTGCCGGGCAAACCGAACGGTAACCCTCCACGCGCGCGCGCCCTCACGCGTTCCCGATCAGCATCCCCGCGGCGAACACCAGCGCCCCGCCCAGCACCACCTGAAAGGTCGCCCGGCTCCACGGCGTTTCCATGTAGCGGTTCTGGATAAAGGCGATCGCCCACAATTCGATGAAGACGACGATGATGGCGAGGGTGGTCGCGGTCGAGAAGTCCGGGATGAGATAGGGCAGGGCGTGGCCCAGCCCGCCAACCGTCGTCATGATGCCCGTCGTCAGCCCGCGCTTGATCGGCGAGCCGCGCCCCGAGATCACCCCGTCGTCCGAAGCCACCTCGGTAAAGCCCATGGAGATGCCCGCGCCGATGGAGGCGGCAAGCCCCACCAGGAAAGTCTGCCACGTATCCCCCGTGGCGAAGGCGGCGGCGAAGATCGGCGCAAGCGTGGAGACCGAGCCGTCCATCAGCCCGGCCAGCCCCGGCTGCACATAGGTGAGGATGAACTGCCGGCGCTCCGTCTTTTCTTCCTCGGCGCGCGCGCCCTCGGGCAGATGCTCCTCGCCCAGCCGCTGGGCCAGCGTCTCGTGCCCCTTTTCCGCCGCCGCCAGATCGCCCAAAAGCTTGCGCGTCGCCGCGTCCTGCGTCCGCTTGGCGGCCTCCACATAGAAGCGGTGCGCCTGCTCCTCCATCAATTCGGCCTGCGCCCGCACGGTTTCGAGGCCCAGGGGCCGCACCAGCCAGTCCGGCTTGCGCTCGTAATAGCCGCGCACATGCTCGCGCCGTATCAGGGGAATGCGCTCGCCGAAGCGCTTGCGATGCATCTCGATCAGCGCCCCGCGATGCCGGTCCTCCTCCTCCGCCATCGCCTCGAAAACCTTCGCCGAATGCGGATAATCCTCCCGCAGCCCGTCCGCATAAGCCCGATAGATCCGCGCGTCGTCCTCCTCCGAGGAGATCGCCAGCGCCAGCACCTCCTGCTCCGAAAGAGACGAAAAGGCCCGCCGGCTGAAACTGAAAAAACGTGTGAACATGAGGGTCGCAATCCAGATAGTTTAGAATAATTCTAAACTAGAGAGCGGCTGAGGGAAGGTCAAGGAGGGCGGGATAGTGGTGTATCGGCCGGTCGTTCTTCCATTCCCGCATCATTCGCCGAGCCTCGCCTCGCTTCGATAAGCCCGTTCCGTGCTCCAAGGTCTGCAGGAACTTCGGGGGCAGGTTTCGGTTGAGAGGAAAGTACCCCGTAAGGGCGTGAGCGCGGCGTCGCCCTATCAGAACGAGGTTCCTCCACGAACGCGGGAGAGCAGACATGAAAAAGCACCCGGCTATTGTTGGCG
This window harbors:
- a CDS encoding ABC transporter permease; protein product: MLTRLGPPLTILLLTGPLLFGLAGTLLPAFGFLPVLGGMELTLRHFEALFDAPAIWASAGISLAAGLVTAAISLLVVMVFVAAWAGTPLFARIQHMVSPLLSLPHAAAAFALAFLIAPSGLLARLISPALTGWHHPPDLLIVHDPMGLAMMAGLVAKEIPFLMLMTLAALPQARAAETRRLTTALGYGRVAGFVYGTWPIVYRQIRLPVFAVIAFATSVVDVAVILGPTRPAPLAVRLVEWMSDPELSLRYLASAGAVLQLAVTGFALASWLALEKLAAALTRRAAGRGRRLRRDALARYAAFMGMLASALAVFAGLAALAVWSFAGLWQFPDVVPQSLTLKSWLRTLPRTAEPLLTTLLVGLAATFIAAVLAILCLMREDETGRRAGQGALALIYLPLVVPQVAFIFGLQFLLIMGDLLATLPALILAHLVFVMPYAYLSLKDPWRAFDKRYDWLAAGLGKSRWQRFFHVRLPMMLRAVLTLLAIGFSVSVGLYLPTVLIGAGRLTTITTEAVALASGGNPRIIGVYAFFQMLLPAAGFAVATLVPALIFRRFHGMRV
- a CDS encoding ATP-binding cassette domain-containing protein, which gives rise to MLDSLREKGLVLDGVCIRLGGRVLVSLTRAVAPGEVLTVMGPSGAGKSTLLAYIGGFLDRAFTGEGRVLIDGEDIAGQPAETRRAGILFQDPLLFPHMSVAGNLLFAIPEAVTGRDERRARAEEALAGVGLAGMGGRDPATLSGGQRARVALARVLLSGPRMLLLDEPFSKLDQELRQQTRELVFAKARESRLPVLLVTHDPADAKAAGGDVITIEA
- the hrpB gene encoding ATP-dependent helicase HrpB, with translation MSALDLPTLPVSAVLPALRRALDESRRAVLVAPPGAGKTTLAPLALLDAPWAQAGRIVLLEPRRLAARAAARRMAALLGEEVGGTVGYAMRMERKLSARTRILVVTEGVLARMIVEDPSLEDVAAVLFDEFHERSLDGDFALALALDAQGALRPDLRLLVMSATLDGARVARLLDGAPVIESEGRSFPVDIRHRDRKPDQPVEQAVAEAVRDLAGETGGGILAFLPGQREIARTAEALAGRLPESVDIIPLHGGLDGAAQDAAIRPAPPGRRKVVLATAIAETSVTIDGVAAIVDCGLSRLPRYEPATGLTRLETVRVSRASADQRAGRAGRTAPGIALRLWRKEQTAALPAFTPPEILEADLSGLLLDCAAFGVSDPRTLAFLDPPPEPALAEARALLGALDALDDRGRLTETGEAMRRLALPVRLAHMVAMAARQGHARPAARLAVLLSERGLAGTGVDLDERLARFSADKSPRARAARDLAERLARNAGGGNTGASGEGPGAGALLVHAWPDRVAGARGEAGRYVLANGRGGQLDPADRLAREPYLVVADLQGKAQNARIAAAAAIAEPDLVEALGDRIRTEVETIFDAGSKSLRQRETRRLGAIRLAERNLPPPTGEAANRGIAETVRANGLAILPWGREAQGLRARLAFLHAAEGAPWPDVGEEALLSSLEDWLVPFLTGQPRLSAISPAILVEALTSLVPYDLQRRLGQLAPSHFTAPTGSRVPIRYENGEAVLAIRVQELFGLQKHPVIGGRTPLTLELLSPAHRPIQKTRDLPGFWSGSWADVRADMRGRYPKHHWPEDPAAAAPTSRAKPRQK
- a CDS encoding ActS/PrrB/RegB family redox-sensitive histidine kinase — protein: MQEELGTNQTRRSQSLRLNTLIRLRWLAIVGQSAAVLVVAYWLEFPLPVGPCFVLIAASAWLNLYLTFRYPAAHRLAPMAALWILTFDASQLAGLLFLTGGLTNPFSLLMTVPVVISATSLPLMWTGVLGLYVVVMVSLLAVFHLPLPWYPGTELAMPLVYVAGMWMAIVSSIAFTALYAYRVAEEARLLANALAATELVLQREQHISALDGLAAAAAHELGTPLATISLVAREMEKALGSDPRYAEDVTLLRSQSERCREILKQLTSLSSESEAHLARLPLTSLIEEVAAPHRDFGIEIRLEPEETRGREPVGRRNPGVLYGIGNLVENAVDFARETVTIRWRWNAEEVGITIIDDGPGFPAEIMDRIGEPYMTRRPASGSSGGGLGLGLFIAKTLLERSGAVIHFSNAGGEGKGATVDVRWPLDAFLANNSFQPYANGGRDAGKSGDNG
- a CDS encoding ActR/PrrA/RegA family redox response regulator transcription factor, with translation MSEDILEQGEPIPGDERSLLIVDDDRPFLARLARAMEGRGFEVETAESVQEAVAKVKATAPAFAVVDMRLGDGNGLDVVQAIRDRRDDARTVILTGYGNIATAVTAVKLGAVDYLSKPADADDIYTALTRRPNERAEPPENPMSADRVRWEHIQRVYEMCDRNVSETARRLNMHRRTLQRILAKRAPR
- the mbfA gene encoding iron exporter MbfA, which gives rise to MFTRFFSFSRRAFSSLSEQEVLALAISSEEDDARIYRAYADGLREDYPHSAKVFEAMAEEEDRHRGALIEMHRKRFGERIPLIRREHVRGYYERKPDWLVRPLGLETVRAQAELMEEQAHRFYVEAAKRTQDAATRKLLGDLAAAEKGHETLAQRLGEEHLPEGARAEEEKTERRQFILTYVQPGLAGLMDGSVSTLAPIFAAAFATGDTWQTFLVGLAASIGAGISMGFTEVASDDGVISGRGSPIKRGLTTGIMTTVGGLGHALPYLIPDFSTATTLAIIVVFIELWAIAFIQNRYMETPWSRATFQVVLGGALVFAAGMLIGNA